The Streptomyces sp. V3I7 genome segment ATCTCTTCGGACTGACGCTGCTTGTCGTTCTTGTAGCGCTCCTGGATCTTCTTCATCTCGGGCTGGAGCGTCTGCATGGCCCGGGTCGCCTTGATCTGCTTCACGAAGAGCGGGATCAGGCAGATGCGGATCAGGATCACCAGGGACACGATGGACAAGCCCCAGGCCCATCCCGTGTCAGGGCCGAAGATCTGCCCGTACACCGAGTGGAACTGGACGATGATCCAGGAAACAGGTGTCGTGATGAAGCTGAAGAAGCTGGCAATCGTGTCCACTAATCATGCTCCTTGGGCATGGGACGAGTTCTCTGCGGCCGGGCTCGAAGGAAGCTCGGAGTGAGGCTTCCTCTCAGTGGCCGGTTCGGCGGCGGAGGGCCCGCCCGTGCGAGCGCGCCAAGCGCTTCGCAGCATTTCGTGCCATCGAGGGCGCTTGCGGGGCGGAACATGGTCCACACCGCCCAGCGACCACGGATTGCACCGCAGAATGCGCCAGGCCGTGAGTGCTGTTCCCTTGATGGCACCGTGCCGGTCGATGGCCGTGTAGCCGTAGTGGGAGCACGACGGGTAGTACTTGCACACCGGCCCGAGCAGTGGACTGATCGTCCACTGGTACAGCTTGATCAGAGCCAGTAGCGGGTACTTCATCGCGCGCCCCCTCCCAGTAGCCGTTGCAAGGCGGCGTCCAGGTCTTGGGCCAGCTGTGCGTAGTCGGCGTCACCCGCACCGGGCAGCGCTCGTACGACTACCAGGCTACCGGGGGCAAAAAGGGCGACTCGGTCACGCATCAGATGGCGAAGTCTGCGCTTCACTGCGTTGCGCACGACCGCACCACCCACTGCTTTGCTCACGACGAAACCCGCATGCGTCGGGGGAGCGCTCTCCCCAGGCGCATGCGGGTCCGTTGAACCGCTACGTAGGTGGACGACGAGGAGCGGGCGACCAGCCCGGCGACCTCGTCGTACCGCGGTCGCGAATTCCT includes the following:
- the yidD gene encoding membrane protein insertion efficiency factor YidD encodes the protein MKYPLLALIKLYQWTISPLLGPVCKYYPSCSHYGYTAIDRHGAIKGTALTAWRILRCNPWSLGGVDHVPPRKRPRWHEMLRSAWRARTGGPSAAEPATERKPHSELPSSPAAENSSHAQGA
- the rnpA gene encoding ribonuclease P protein component, encoding MLPTENRLRRREEFATAVRRGRRAGRPLLVVHLRSGSTDPHAPGESAPPTHAGFVVSKAVGGAVVRNAVKRRLRHLMRDRVALFAPGSLVVVRALPGAGDADYAQLAQDLDAALQRLLGGGAR